In Candidatus Hydrogenedentota bacterium, a genomic segment contains:
- a CDS encoding SGNH/GDSL hydrolase family protein, with protein sequence MRFEVRVLAALLAMVAASPLALGQTTQPAAFPKIVDMLNQGVEPVRIVCFGDSVTGVYYHTGGRRAYADMLGIALKRLYPSAKVEVINAGVSGHTTVDGLARIDKDVLAHKPHLVTVMFGLNDITRVAKEDYANNLSTIIEKCRAVGSEVLLCTPNAVFDTESRPSSKLEDYIAALHDVAKKQNAPVAECYAGFQKVREQDAGAFGFLMSDEIHPNMDGHKYFAEMMAETITGKPVSLSDEPSPFPAIPKTLALLKEGKPVRVYAMPPYDALIADALRSSFPSASLVVTPWQTDGKTVPQLEEDAKAIRGIGVDLVVVAIPIEADADTPDQYGRSYRWVMNHALSFGYQEWDVVAFAPSLAKPELSPEQQAKDEIARRLIRAQDLGTVVREGGNTTPAAQLLADWVKTQTLEPGK encoded by the coding sequence ATGAGATTCGAGGTACGCGTTCTCGCCGCGCTCCTGGCGATGGTGGCGGCATCTCCGTTGGCACTGGGACAAACTACTCAACCGGCCGCGTTCCCGAAGATCGTGGACATGCTCAACCAAGGCGTCGAGCCTGTCCGCATTGTGTGCTTTGGTGACAGCGTGACCGGCGTCTACTACCACACGGGCGGGCGGCGGGCCTATGCGGACATGCTCGGGATCGCGCTGAAACGCCTGTATCCCTCCGCAAAGGTTGAGGTCATCAACGCGGGCGTCAGCGGCCATACAACCGTGGACGGGCTTGCCCGCATCGATAAGGATGTGCTGGCTCACAAGCCGCACCTCGTAACCGTCATGTTCGGCTTGAACGATATCACCCGGGTTGCCAAAGAAGACTACGCGAACAACCTCTCTACGATTATCGAAAAGTGCAGGGCCGTCGGTTCGGAAGTCTTGCTCTGCACGCCCAACGCCGTCTTCGATACGGAGTCGCGCCCAAGCTCGAAACTGGAGGACTACATCGCCGCGCTGCATGACGTCGCCAAGAAGCAGAATGCGCCGGTCGCGGAGTGCTACGCAGGATTTCAAAAGGTGCGCGAACAGGATGCAGGCGCCTTCGGTTTCCTCATGAGCGATGAAATCCATCCCAACATGGATGGACACAAGTACTTCGCGGAGATGATGGCCGAGACCATCACCGGCAAGCCGGTGTCATTGAGCGACGAGCCCTCGCCGTTTCCCGCAATCCCCAAGACATTGGCCCTGCTGAAGGAAGGCAAGCCCGTTCGCGTGTACGCAATGCCGCCCTATGATGCGCTCATCGCCGACGCGCTGCGGAGCAGCTTCCCGTCAGCGAGTCTAGTCGTAACGCCGTGGCAGACTGACGGAAAGACCGTGCCGCAACTGGAAGAAGACGCGAAGGCCATACGCGGGATAGGTGTGGACCTCGTCGTCGTTGCGATTCCCATCGAAGCAGACGCGGATACTCCGGACCAGTACGGGCGATCGTATCGTTGGGTGATGAACCACGCGCTAAGCTTCGGATATCAAGAGTGGGACGTTGTTGCCTTCGCGCCCTCGCTGGCAAAGCCTGAACTATCCCCGGAACAACAAGCCAAAGACGAAATCGCGCGCCGCCTGATTCGCGCACAGGATCTGGGAACGGTTGTGCGCGAAGGGGGCAATACGACTCCGGCAGCTCAACTGCTGGCGGATTGGGTCAAGACGCAAACGCTCGAACCTGGCAAGTAA
- a CDS encoding ABC transporter ATP-binding protein, translated as MQPLTGEPIVHVRNLCKVFEHGGTDVIALDHVDLDVHQGEFVCLMGPSGSGKSTLLYILAGIDRATSGTCRVLGYDIQSLSEDELSAWRNMHIGFIFQSFNLIPVLTAFENVEMPLLLTSLTRREREANVRTALGIVGLGDRMDHYPRQLSGGQEQRVAIARALIADPDMILADEPTGDLDAHSAEDVMTILRKLNQDFGKTIIMVTHDPKASTYASITRHLDKGTMLP; from the coding sequence ATGCAGCCGTTAACGGGAGAGCCCATCGTTCACGTGCGGAACCTGTGCAAGGTTTTCGAGCACGGCGGCACAGACGTGATTGCGCTGGACCATGTAGACCTCGATGTCCACCAGGGAGAGTTCGTGTGCCTGATGGGCCCCTCCGGTTCGGGCAAGTCCACGCTGCTGTACATACTCGCGGGCATCGACCGCGCGACCAGCGGCACGTGCCGTGTGCTGGGTTACGACATCCAATCGCTTTCGGAAGATGAATTGTCGGCGTGGCGGAACATGCACATCGGCTTCATCTTTCAATCGTTCAACTTGATCCCCGTGCTGACCGCGTTCGAAAACGTCGAAATGCCGCTTCTCTTGACCAGTCTGACGAGACGCGAGCGCGAAGCCAACGTGCGCACCGCCCTCGGCATTGTCGGCCTTGGCGATCGCATGGACCACTACCCGCGCCAACTGTCGGGCGGACAAGAGCAGCGCGTGGCCATCGCGCGGGCACTAATCGCCGATCCCGACATGATCCTCGCGGATGAGCCGACCGGGGATCTCGACGCGCACTCCGCCGAGGACGTGATGACGATCCTCCGTAAGCTGAATCAGGACTTCGGCAAGACTATCATCATGGTGACGCACGACCCCAAAGCGTCCACGTACGCATCCATTACCCGGCATCTCGACAAGGGAACGATGCTTCCGTAG
- a CDS encoding efflux RND transporter periplasmic adaptor subunit, giving the protein MTQPNLEDQLSQLRIDKGRKSPVRRRGRLRWIVLPVLAVLIAYGGFRQMNAAVSVQTARVEKETVVPGQGPALVTASGYVVPRHNVEVSSKIMGRIVEMNIRRGDYVNAGDVLIRIEDDDFKARVLSAESQVATLRARLAELRAGSRPQEIQAANAAVASAQASLKSADLDLQRLEALVKQGAVSKQELDRARAARDVAAADLDSRRSTAELLKIGTRKEQIEAAEAQLREAEANLELTKTELGYTVIHAPISGTILEKLADVGELVTNTNFGGTRGAKNSVVTMADIKDLQVEVDLNESELPKVKPGQAATVRLDINPEKAYAGEVDEIAPQGDRQKGSIQVKVRVKDPDDLIRPELNARVTFLGDAEPEESAAKAGVRLWIPKSAVVQNGSETTVFVIENGMARSKRVTLGLSGEKGVSVAEGLTGDETLIVSPPKNLKEEARVAAAS; this is encoded by the coding sequence ATGACACAGCCGAATCTTGAAGACCAGTTGTCCCAATTGCGGATTGATAAAGGCCGGAAGTCGCCGGTGCGCCGTAGGGGCCGATTGCGCTGGATCGTCTTGCCAGTCCTGGCGGTACTGATTGCATATGGCGGATTTCGCCAGATGAACGCCGCTGTATCCGTGCAGACTGCGCGAGTGGAAAAGGAAACGGTGGTTCCTGGACAGGGACCGGCGCTGGTGACGGCGAGCGGCTACGTGGTGCCAAGACACAACGTTGAAGTCAGCTCGAAAATCATGGGGCGCATCGTGGAGATGAACATCCGCCGAGGCGATTACGTGAACGCAGGCGACGTTCTCATTCGTATCGAGGATGATGATTTCAAGGCGCGCGTGTTGTCGGCCGAATCGCAGGTGGCGACATTGCGCGCGCGGTTGGCGGAACTGCGCGCGGGATCGCGCCCGCAGGAGATTCAAGCGGCGAATGCGGCGGTCGCATCCGCTCAGGCATCGCTCAAGAGCGCGGACCTGGACCTTCAGCGACTTGAAGCCTTGGTAAAGCAGGGCGCCGTTTCCAAGCAAGAGCTGGACCGGGCTCGCGCCGCGCGCGATGTGGCGGCGGCGGATTTGGATTCGCGCCGCAGCACCGCCGAGCTGCTGAAGATAGGCACGCGCAAAGAACAGATCGAGGCGGCCGAGGCCCAGTTGCGCGAAGCCGAGGCGAATCTGGAATTGACGAAGACAGAGCTAGGCTATACGGTCATACACGCCCCCATCAGCGGCACGATTCTGGAAAAGCTCGCCGATGTGGGCGAGTTGGTCACGAATACCAACTTCGGCGGGACGCGCGGCGCCAAGAACTCCGTCGTCACCATGGCAGATATTAAGGACCTTCAGGTCGAAGTCGATCTCAACGAATCGGAGCTGCCAAAGGTGAAGCCGGGGCAGGCGGCAACGGTTCGTCTCGACATCAATCCCGAGAAGGCCTACGCGGGCGAAGTCGACGAGATTGCGCCTCAAGGCGATCGCCAAAAAGGCTCGATTCAAGTGAAGGTCCGCGTGAAGGACCCGGACGACCTGATACGTCCGGAATTGAACGCGCGGGTGACGTTCCTGGGCGACGCTGAACCTGAGGAATCCGCTGCGAAAGCCGGTGTGCGGCTATGGATTCCCAAGTCCGCGGTCGTGCAAAACGGTTCGGAGACGACCGTGTTCGTGATTGAGAACGGCATGGCACGCTCCAAACGCGTGACGCTCGGGTTGTCGGGCGAGAAGGGCGTTTCGGTTGCCGAAGGGCTTACGGGCGACGAGACGCTCATCGTGTCTCCGCCGAAAAACTTGAAAGAAGAGGCCCGTGTCGCGGCCGCCTCATGA
- a CDS encoding ABC transporter permease produces the protein MLVPIRYNLRYLVVRWKSTCLTAATFGMVVATFVITMSLAEGINRALTKTGHPLNVVILRSGAQSEAQSEILKQQYEIVRNAPGIARDARGEPLAPPEVITLVNKPRLDGKTSNILIRGVDPQVYTMRPALKIVEGRALMPGMREVIVARAVSQRFQGFGLGDQPRLGRGTFTVVGLFEAEGTAYESEVWGDVREVMQEFDRANYSSVVARAIDRDAIGRIREYMDSDPRLKLKAKDEVEYYAEQTKTARPVQAFASFLAMTMAIGACFAGMNTMYANVANRVREIGTLRILGFTPTAVLASFLLESVCLALIGGALGCVMALPINGLATGTTNFDSFSEVLFYFTITPSLMMKGMLFAAIMGLAGGFPPAWSASKQPVLAALRQV, from the coding sequence ATGCTGGTGCCAATTCGATACAACTTGCGCTACCTGGTCGTCCGCTGGAAAAGCACCTGCCTGACCGCCGCGACCTTCGGCATGGTCGTGGCGACGTTCGTGATCACCATGTCGCTCGCGGAAGGCATCAACCGGGCCCTGACGAAAACGGGGCACCCCCTGAACGTCGTAATATTGCGTTCGGGCGCACAGTCGGAAGCGCAAAGTGAAATTCTCAAACAGCAGTACGAGATAGTCCGAAATGCGCCGGGCATTGCGCGCGACGCGAGGGGAGAACCCCTCGCGCCCCCGGAGGTCATCACGCTGGTCAATAAGCCGCGTCTCGACGGCAAGACATCCAACATCCTTATACGAGGCGTCGATCCGCAGGTGTACACGATGCGGCCCGCACTTAAGATAGTAGAAGGACGCGCATTGATGCCGGGCATGCGAGAAGTCATCGTGGCGCGGGCGGTGTCGCAACGCTTTCAAGGATTTGGATTGGGCGACCAGCCTCGGCTGGGGCGGGGTACATTCACGGTAGTCGGCCTGTTCGAGGCCGAAGGCACCGCCTACGAATCGGAGGTGTGGGGCGACGTGCGCGAAGTGATGCAAGAGTTCGATCGCGCGAACTACAGCAGCGTCGTGGCGCGGGCGATCGATCGCGACGCGATTGGCCGTATCCGCGAATATATGGATAGCGACCCTCGGCTTAAGCTCAAAGCCAAGGATGAAGTCGAATACTACGCGGAACAAACGAAGACCGCGAGGCCGGTACAAGCCTTCGCCTCGTTTCTGGCGATGACCATGGCGATTGGCGCGTGTTTCGCCGGGATGAATACGATGTACGCAAATGTGGCGAACCGCGTGCGAGAAATCGGCACGTTGCGTATTCTCGGATTCACCCCAACGGCCGTGCTCGCGAGCTTCCTCTTGGAGTCCGTATGTTTGGCGCTAATCGGCGGGGCACTGGGCTGCGTCATGGCGCTTCCTATCAATGGATTGGCCACGGGCACGACAAACTTCGATTCGTTCAGCGAAGTCCTGTTTTACTTTACGATCACTCCTTCGCTCATGATGAAAGGCATGCTGTTCGCGGCTATCATGGGCCTCGCAGGCGGCTTCCCTCCGGCGTGGTCGGCATCGAAGCAACCGGTGCTGGCCGCTTTGAGGCAAGTCTGA
- a CDS encoding ABC transporter permease, translating into MTLRRFIWKNALRNKRRTGLTMLSIGFSLFLLMALLTFMEQLLNPVSDADSALRLIVAPATSIADILPLAYRDKIKRVPGVEHVSTLQWFNGIYKDPNYLFANFAVDPKEIFNIYTEQIISPEEKAAFIGDRTACVASTKLAERYQWKVGDRIVLQGTIFPVDLDLLLVGTFYDPLSQESMYFHFDYLNEAMGNPAISGAFSVKARDMASVPVIEQTIDEMFRNSPNETKTETEKAFVLGFVAMLGNIQTIIGSVASVVVFTMLLVAVSTMAMTVRERMREVAILKTIGFSRQTILILVVGEAMFISLVGVVLGVGMGESLRLVDLTGITQGFITRFEPALTTYAAVIGSGLAIGLLSGFLPAWQAVNLTITHAMRRLD; encoded by the coding sequence GTGACGTTACGGCGATTCATCTGGAAGAACGCACTGCGCAACAAGCGGCGTACCGGGCTGACGATGCTCAGCATCGGCTTCTCGCTCTTTCTGTTGATGGCGCTCCTCACGTTCATGGAGCAATTACTGAATCCCGTGAGCGACGCGGATAGTGCGTTGCGCCTGATTGTGGCCCCCGCGACGTCCATCGCCGACATCTTGCCGTTGGCATACCGAGACAAGATCAAGCGGGTGCCGGGCGTCGAACACGTCTCCACCCTGCAATGGTTCAATGGCATCTACAAGGACCCCAACTACCTGTTCGCGAATTTCGCCGTCGATCCCAAAGAGATCTTCAATATCTACACCGAACAGATCATCAGTCCCGAGGAGAAAGCGGCCTTTATCGGCGACCGCACCGCCTGCGTGGCGAGTACAAAACTGGCCGAACGGTACCAATGGAAGGTCGGCGATCGCATCGTGCTGCAAGGCACCATCTTTCCGGTGGACCTTGATCTACTGCTCGTCGGCACGTTCTACGATCCGTTGTCGCAGGAGTCTATGTACTTCCATTTCGACTACCTGAACGAGGCAATGGGTAATCCGGCTATTTCCGGAGCCTTCAGCGTAAAAGCGCGCGATATGGCGTCCGTGCCCGTCATCGAACAGACCATCGACGAGATGTTCCGCAATTCGCCCAACGAGACGAAGACGGAAACGGAAAAGGCATTTGTGCTTGGATTCGTTGCCATGCTCGGAAACATACAGACCATCATCGGTTCGGTTGCGAGCGTCGTTGTCTTCACGATGCTGCTCGTCGCGGTGAGTACCATGGCAATGACCGTGCGCGAGCGCATGCGCGAAGTCGCCATCCTCAAGACCATCGGGTTTTCACGGCAAACCATACTGATTCTCGTCGTTGGCGAAGCCATGTTCATCTCGCTCGTCGGGGTCGTGTTGGGCGTGGGGATGGGCGAGTCCCTGCGTCTGGTCGACCTTACCGGCATTACCCAGGGATTCATCACGCGATTCGAGCCAGCCCTGACGACCTATGCCGCCGTGATCGGCTCAGGCCTTGCCATCGGACTCCTCTCGGGGTTCCTTCCTGCCTGGCAAGCGGTGAACCTGACCATCACCCACGCGATGCGGCGGCTGGATTAG
- a CDS encoding glycoside hydrolase family 78 protein, with translation MVRSASFAAVVMGLVLNMAAHAASVTNLRCEFLQDPLGLDTKQPRLSWVIDSKASGAAQSAYRVLVASDPQRLRADSGDRWDSGKVASDQSQLVAYAGKPLQARDVCWWKVKIWDQDGRESAWSKPARWTMGPDWAQEAKWIGCDWMRDGGPLPWLRKTFDLPSKPARAEISVCALGYFELYVNGKKVSDDVLCPATSDYSKRGLYLTYDVARMLKPGKNCLGLWLGRGWAKLILDKVGPDGPMVRAQLDLAFASGETARVVTDESWKVHKSCITPIDTLQSNHYGGEGYDARLEMDDWNQTGLDDSQWGAATVFAPTTPVIAAQPVEPNRIIGKIKPVSIVPHGTGYLVDMGRNYTGWFKIKFPGLKEGQEVHMQFADKRFPDGKFQTYSQRDTYIGRAEGNRTFCNRFNYHAFRYAIIDGVASAPKLTDIVGLPISTDYERTADFECSNPLLNTIYDTTVWTYRCLSLGGYTVDCPHRERLGYGGDSGTSMEMGMTNFALAPFYNKWAADWRDSQNEAGDVPYTAPHAQDAGGGPVWSGFCVTMPWQVYVQYGDRRILEQSYPTMQKWLAFIDTKFKDGILQPYVGIGCSMPEWNFLGDWVPPGRKQGSEGRVDERSTLFFNNCYLVHCLQIASKVAALMNDDANARAYNEKATALAARIHEQFLNPGEATYVNREQPYLAMPLLFNITPEPLRAQVLSNLAQDILVTHKGHLNSGMHGTYYMTKYLMQNGRNDLVYSMVSQDTYPSWGFMLKNGATTIWEEWDGDNSHIHNTLISIGMWFIQGLGGIRWDENEPGYKNIIINPGVVDGLDYVKSSQRSPYGQIVSNWARKGDQIEFDITVPANSRATIVLPNSETIKVGAGKHTFRR, from the coding sequence ATGGTCCGTTCGGCATCTTTCGCGGCGGTTGTTATGGGGTTGGTCTTGAACATGGCGGCGCATGCAGCCAGCGTGACGAACCTTCGGTGCGAATTCCTTCAAGACCCGCTGGGGCTCGACACGAAACAGCCGCGGTTAAGCTGGGTAATCGACAGCAAGGCGTCCGGCGCGGCGCAGTCGGCCTATCGCGTTCTGGTTGCCAGCGACCCCCAGAGACTGCGCGCGGACTCTGGCGACAGGTGGGATTCGGGCAAGGTGGCCAGCGACCAGAGTCAGTTGGTCGCGTATGCGGGGAAGCCGTTGCAGGCCCGGGATGTCTGCTGGTGGAAAGTGAAGATCTGGGATCAGGATGGCCGCGAATCGGCCTGGAGCAAGCCCGCGCGCTGGACCATGGGTCCGGATTGGGCGCAAGAGGCCAAGTGGATTGGCTGCGATTGGATGCGCGATGGCGGACCGCTGCCGTGGCTGCGCAAGACATTCGACCTGCCGTCGAAGCCTGCGCGCGCGGAAATCAGCGTGTGCGCCCTGGGTTACTTCGAACTCTATGTAAACGGGAAGAAGGTCAGCGATGACGTGTTGTGTCCGGCAACGTCGGACTACTCAAAGCGCGGGCTATACCTCACGTATGACGTTGCCCGCATGCTCAAGCCGGGGAAGAACTGCCTGGGGCTGTGGCTGGGCCGGGGTTGGGCCAAACTGATTCTGGATAAGGTGGGACCGGATGGTCCCATGGTGCGCGCGCAGTTGGACTTGGCGTTCGCTTCCGGCGAGACGGCCCGGGTTGTCACAGACGAGTCGTGGAAGGTGCACAAGAGTTGTATCACGCCCATCGACACGCTTCAGAGCAACCATTATGGCGGCGAAGGCTACGACGCGCGTTTGGAGATGGATGACTGGAATCAGACGGGCCTAGACGATAGTCAGTGGGGTGCTGCTACGGTGTTCGCGCCGACGACCCCGGTGATTGCGGCGCAGCCCGTCGAACCCAACCGAATCATTGGGAAGATTAAGCCGGTGTCTATCGTGCCGCACGGCACGGGGTATCTCGTCGACATGGGCCGGAACTACACGGGTTGGTTCAAGATCAAGTTCCCTGGCCTCAAAGAAGGACAGGAAGTCCACATGCAGTTTGCCGACAAGCGGTTTCCCGACGGCAAATTCCAGACCTATAGCCAGCGCGACACCTACATCGGGCGCGCGGAAGGCAACCGCACATTCTGCAACCGCTTCAATTACCACGCGTTTCGGTATGCAATCATTGACGGCGTCGCGAGTGCGCCAAAGCTTACGGATATCGTCGGACTGCCCATCAGCACGGATTACGAAAGGACCGCGGATTTCGAATGCTCCAATCCACTGCTCAACACCATCTACGACACGACGGTTTGGACGTACCGCTGCCTGAGCTTGGGCGGCTACACCGTTGACTGTCCGCATCGCGAGCGGCTTGGGTATGGCGGCGATTCGGGCACGTCCATGGAAATGGGGATGACCAATTTCGCGCTGGCGCCGTTCTACAACAAGTGGGCGGCCGATTGGCGCGATTCGCAGAATGAAGCAGGCGATGTGCCCTACACGGCGCCCCATGCGCAGGACGCGGGCGGCGGCCCGGTGTGGAGCGGCTTCTGCGTCACGATGCCGTGGCAGGTCTATGTTCAGTACGGCGACCGCCGTATCCTGGAGCAATCGTATCCGACCATGCAGAAGTGGCTTGCCTTCATCGACACGAAGTTCAAGGACGGAATCCTGCAGCCTTATGTTGGCATTGGTTGCAGCATGCCGGAGTGGAACTTCCTGGGCGACTGGGTGCCGCCTGGCCGCAAGCAAGGCAGCGAAGGCCGCGTGGACGAGCGATCCACACTCTTCTTCAACAACTGCTATCTGGTTCACTGCCTGCAAATCGCATCCAAGGTAGCCGCGCTGATGAATGATGACGCCAATGCCCGTGCCTACAACGAGAAGGCAACGGCGCTGGCCGCGCGCATCCACGAACAGTTCCTGAATCCGGGCGAGGCCACCTATGTCAACAGGGAACAGCCCTATCTCGCGATGCCGCTGCTGTTCAACATCACGCCGGAACCTCTGCGCGCTCAGGTGTTGTCGAACCTCGCGCAGGATATTCTCGTCACGCACAAGGGGCATCTGAATTCCGGTATGCACGGCACGTATTACATGACGAAGTATCTCATGCAAAACGGCCGCAACGATCTCGTGTACTCCATGGTGTCACAAGACACGTACCCCAGTTGGGGCTTCATGCTCAAGAACGGCGCCACGACGATCTGGGAAGAATGGGACGGCGACAATTCGCACATTCACAACACGCTCATCTCGATTGGCATGTGGTTTATTCAGGGGCTTGGCGGCATACGCTGGGACGAAAACGAACCCGGCTACAAGAACATCATTATCAATCCCGGTGTTGTGGACGGGCTTGACTATGTGAAGAGCAGTCAACGATCCCCGTACGGACAGATCGTCAGCAATTGGGCCAGAAAGGGCGATCAAATCGAATTCGACATCACCGTGCCGGCGAACAGCCGTGCCACAATCGTGCTGCCCAACAGCGAGACGATCAAAGTGGGCGCGGGCAAGCACACGTTCCGGAGGTAA
- a CDS encoding ABC transporter substrate-binding protein: MLAQVLVFVAQSLAQPTASGDNLDDVTLQLKWKHQFQFAGFYAAIEKGFYREAGLNVTLREAESSEGSVKNVLSGEAQFGVASSELVVMRAEGKPVVALAPIFQHSPLILLVLRDSGIENLHELSGKRIMLEPQEAELYAYFESEGISLSKLIVVPNTFDAADLIAGKVDAMSAYSTDEPFRLREAGKEYLVFNPRAGGIDFYGDTLFTSEDQIQRDPDRVRRFLDASLKGWDYALHHSDEIIELILAKYSTRHSREHLQFEAEAARRLIEPDLVEIGYVNPGRWRSIAETYARHGMMPANASLQGFLYERSPSIIPKWMTTALIASIIATVVVLIIAIYLFNLYRIIRKQKELLQAAVDDIKILRGIIPVCSYCKKIRDDKGAWQGMEEYITEHSHVLFSHGICSDCMTKEFGVSHRPDIRPKQG; encoded by the coding sequence ATGCTCGCGCAAGTGCTCGTTTTTGTCGCGCAGAGTCTGGCTCAACCCACGGCATCGGGCGATAACCTCGATGACGTCACCCTTCAACTGAAGTGGAAGCATCAGTTTCAGTTTGCGGGATTCTACGCGGCCATCGAGAAGGGTTTCTATCGCGAAGCAGGCTTGAACGTAACCTTGCGCGAGGCCGAATCCAGCGAAGGTTCTGTAAAGAACGTGTTGTCCGGAGAAGCGCAATTTGGTGTGGCCTCATCCGAACTGGTTGTGATGCGCGCCGAGGGTAAGCCTGTCGTGGCCCTTGCGCCTATCTTTCAGCACTCCCCGCTGATTCTTCTTGTGCTCCGGGATTCCGGAATCGAGAACCTGCACGAACTCTCCGGCAAGCGCATCATGCTCGAACCACAGGAAGCGGAACTCTACGCGTATTTCGAATCGGAAGGTATCTCGCTGTCGAAATTGATCGTCGTGCCCAACACCTTCGACGCCGCCGATCTGATTGCCGGGAAAGTCGATGCCATGTCGGCCTACTCGACGGACGAGCCATTCCGACTAAGGGAAGCGGGAAAAGAGTACCTGGTGTTCAATCCGCGCGCGGGGGGCATCGATTTCTACGGCGACACACTTTTCACGTCGGAAGACCAGATTCAGCGGGATCCCGATCGGGTGCGCAGGTTTCTGGACGCCTCTCTCAAAGGATGGGATTACGCACTTCATCACAGCGATGAGATTATTGAACTCATCCTGGCGAAATACAGCACGCGCCACAGCCGCGAACACCTGCAATTCGAGGCTGAAGCAGCAAGAAGACTGATAGAACCGGATTTGGTGGAAATCGGTTACGTGAATCCCGGCCGCTGGCGCAGCATTGCCGAAACTTACGCGCGTCATGGGATGATGCCGGCCAACGCCTCGCTGCAAGGATTCCTGTACGAACGGTCTCCCAGTATCATTCCGAAGTGGATGACCACGGCGCTGATCGCTTCGATCATTGCTACCGTCGTCGTGCTCATAATTGCCATCTATCTGTTCAATCTGTACCGGATTATTCGCAAGCAAAAGGAACTGCTTCAAGCGGCCGTCGATGATATCAAGATCCTGCGCGGCATCATTCCGGTCTGCTCCTACTGCAAGAAGATTCGAGACGACAAGGGTGCGTGGCAAGGGATGGAAGAGTACATTACCGAACATTCCCATGTGCTTTTCAGCCACGGAATCTGCAGCGATTGCATGACGAAGGAATTTGGCGTTTCCCACCGCCCCGATATTCGCCCCAAGCAGGGTTAG
- a CDS encoding uroporphyrinogen decarboxylase family protein — protein sequence MNGRERVLATIAGQPTDSLPLMPITMMFAAKHAGVAYGRYASYYRVLAETQIRVAEDFDFDFVSCISDPAREAADCGADIHYFEDQPPAVNEANALLHDKTALARLQMPDPLGGGRMHDRVMGAALLREKVGKDKLVEGWIEGPVAEAADLRGINTLMTDFFEDPAFVKDLFEFVLEMELQFAKAQVDAGVDIIGVGDAAASLIGPALYEEYVWSYEKRMVDALHALGTKVRLHICGDTTPILEGMGRLGCDIVDLDYYPSIAAGRAAMGPNQVLLGNIDPVRALRDSTPEAIRAAIAKCHEEAGARYIVSAGCEVPADTPPENVHALRKYARGE from the coding sequence ATGAACGGACGCGAACGTGTACTTGCGACGATAGCCGGGCAACCCACCGACAGTTTGCCGCTTATGCCGATTACGATGATGTTTGCCGCGAAACACGCCGGCGTCGCCTACGGGCGGTATGCGTCGTACTACCGCGTGCTCGCGGAAACGCAGATTCGAGTGGCAGAAGACTTCGATTTCGACTTCGTGTCGTGTATCTCCGACCCGGCCCGCGAAGCCGCCGATTGCGGCGCGGACATCCACTACTTCGAGGATCAACCCCCTGCCGTAAATGAGGCCAACGCCCTGCTGCACGACAAGACGGCGCTCGCGCGCCTTCAAATGCCGGACCCCCTCGGTGGCGGACGCATGCACGATCGCGTGATGGGCGCGGCGTTGCTGCGCGAGAAGGTAGGCAAGGACAAACTCGTCGAGGGGTGGATTGAAGGTCCGGTAGCCGAAGCGGCTGACTTGCGCGGCATCAATACACTCATGACGGACTTCTTTGAAGACCCCGCCTTCGTGAAGGATCTCTTCGAATTCGTGCTGGAAATGGAATTGCAGTTCGCGAAGGCGCAGGTCGATGCGGGCGTTGACATTATTGGCGTGGGCGATGCGGCAGCGTCGTTGATTGGTCCCGCCCTATATGAAGAATACGTTTGGTCGTACGAAAAAAGAATGGTGGACGCATTGCACGCCTTGGGGACAAAGGTGCGCCTTCACATTTGCGGAGACACCACGCCGATTCTGGAGGGCATGGGGCGCCTGGGCTGCGACATTGTCGACCTCGACTACTATCCGTCAATCGCGGCGGGGCGCGCCGCGATGGGTCCTAATCAAGTGTTGCTCGGCAACATCGACCCGGTCCGTGCGTTGCGAGACAGTACACCCGAAGCGATTCGCGCCGCCATCGCGAAATGCCACGAAGAAGCGGGCGCGCGGTATATCGTCAGCGCGGGCTGCGAAGTCCCCGCCGACACACCCCCGGAGAACGTGCACGCCTTGAGGAAATACGCGCGGGGCGAGTAA